In one window of Henckelia pumila isolate YLH828 chromosome 1, ASM3356847v2, whole genome shotgun sequence DNA:
- the LOC140874385 gene encoding uncharacterized protein yields the protein MVSDCPLRAMPTRGRVFVMQAEEVDPDTTLVTGRILVAGVATRALLDSGATHSFISEAFTRKRGIECEDLIGGLTVTIPSGEELSTRRMVRNLEILLQGQSVIADLIVLPMPEFDLILGMDWMTKNAVVIEFLLRSVLVRPEGEEPF from the exons ATGGTTTCAGATTGTCCATTGCGCGCCATGCCGACTCGAGGGagagtgtttgtgatgcaggccgaggaggtcgATCCTGATACCACGCTCGTCACAG GTAGAATTTTAGTAGCCGGTGTGGCCACTAGAGCCTTgttagactcaggggctacccattcTTTCATTTCGGAGGCTTTTACCCGCAAGCGGGGCATTGAGTGCGAGGATCTGATTGGTGGATTAACAGTGACCATCCCATCAGGGGAAGAACTGTCCACTAGGAGAATGGTGAGGAATCTTGAAATTCTATTGCAAGGGCAATCAGTAATTGCAGACTTGATAGTATTGCCCATGCCTGAGTTTGACttgattcttgggatggattggatgacgaagaatgcaGTGGTGATCGAATTTCTGCTGAGGTCAGTGTTGGTCAGACCAGAGGGAGAAGAACCGTTTTAG